From the Perca fluviatilis chromosome 11, GENO_Pfluv_1.0, whole genome shotgun sequence genome, the window CAACTGTAGATCCGGAGGGGAAGGAACAACGACATATATGGACAAAGTGGAACTTGCTGTGtttgagaggaggaagaggagggaggggtttaCCAAGCTATGATTTCTTCCAGGAAGAGATGCGGTTTGAGAGAGATAATGTGCGTTCAATACTTGTATACAATAGAGCtcatttataatttaaaaacTTTGCTCACTTCAGCTTTTAGGAGGTAATCTCTTCTTAGAATCAGAGGGTTCAGAGACGCCTGCAGAGGTTTCAgaattttcttttctgttctcCTAAAAACACAATTTGATAAACGGTTTTGATGATTACTGTACTTCACTGTCGGATGCAAACAAACTAGTAAACATATATCCGTTGCAACAGGTCATGAATGCACCAGAACGTTACTCACTGTGCTATTAAGTTGGAGACTGTAATGACTAGATGAATCTGGAGCAATTACATTATAATACATACGCTTTTGAGTTTTGTCACAGTGAACCACATTTAGCAGTTACGTTGTCAtcacaacagtgaagttttatGAATTAGTGTTCATTCACACAAAAAGCATTagcataaaaacaaacacactgcaGTGATCCTGAACTTTTAGTAACTGGAGGCAGAAGCTACAATCAGTAAAGAATAAACCACAACGGTATGGTAAAATGTCAAACACTGGAGATTACTGTATGTATTATGAGGACAGAGTATAGTCTAAACTAAGATGCTTCAACCTCCACTACATGTCTGGTTAGCAGGACGAAGGCGCCCTCTGGTGTTGTGCATcagttttcacatttttaacctgctgtgatgttcactGCAGGAAGACATGTCCAAAAACTTCAAATAACATTCAAATTGACATTTAAACAGATGTAATATCACACTGTGTCAGTTTGTTCACAGGAGTCCCACCCTGTAACACTGATGCTGCATTCAGGGCACATGGGAAACATGGGTGGGAATACTTTCCACTTTACAAATATTATTCACATCACATGTAAAGAATCATCTAAACAATATCTGTTTCATGTGTGTCAAGACACAACAAAACGTCTTCACACCCACACTTATCCAAAATAATTTAGCctattttaacagtttttttaagcTTTAAATCCTCTTCATTGGTTTTAAAAAGCACCCTGAGATAAACTCTAAACATGAATACTGTACTTTGTGGTGTTTCAAGAGGAAAACGATCTCAGTTCTACTCTCATATCAGTTTCATATTTTCTCTTCATCTTTGTATGATACTCTGGAATAAAGACAAGAAGACAATactttgttcatgttagtttattcatCATGTAAACCTTCAGTTTGTTCACACATCCCATCAGTAACGTCTGTTCAATGTTAACAGATTCACTTCATCCACACAATCACCTTGTTTGAATCTTATCTCACTCATTGAATATGATCAAAATTGGATACCCCATAACAACAATAACATTTCACTGCCAAACAAAGAAAATGCTAATGTGATTACATATTTCTTTAATATGTACCCAAAGAGAATAAAATATCTAGGATAAAGAAGGTCTGATGCTTTCTCTTTTCAGACTTATGCAGTGGAAGAGAAACAACAAcctacaaataaatcaattcaaataTTCATCAAACATTTAGATAACAGAGAAGTTTACATTTTCACTTCAGATCAACTAACATCATCATGAGCATCAGTGATAGCCTCCATGGCTAAACAGACACAGGAAGGAGAGTCACCTAAAGAAACACAACCATTTACACAACAACTAATATGAAGATGTCAAAGTACATCCCAtaatgtttgattgacagctgatcTCTGTGCAGTGAAGAAATGCCACAACAATCAGCTCTcagcaacaaacatggagacaaAATACATTTAAGAGTTAAAGCGcagaatttaacccttaaatgacttctgtctatttcagtttacacaactcagctGTGTCTCCAAAACGATAATAAAGCTGTAGTCCAGCgtagagaggctgagtgaatgtggtctggactctgtagAGGAGAGTCATGGTGTCTGAGACGCTGTAGTAGGACAGAAGACCTGccctgtgatccaggtacactcctactctggaggactgagGACCTGAGAGGGAAGTTTGGACTTTGTTGTACCAAAAGTGGTAACGCCTTCTGTCACATTTTAAAACCcaggatattttattttgtccaaaTTCATTCAAGCTCCCCCCTCCACAGATATTCTTGTAGGCGACCGCTACATGAACTCCATTCCCTCTCCActcgacctcccagtaacaaggtccagtcagactctctctactcaggacctgaaATTGTACAGAGAATCTGTCTGAATGACTAGGATAAGACTGTTGGTCTCTTGTTAATGTAGCTTTTCTGTTGccctcagataataacagctgtgtgtgagctgtgtttggatccagtgtgatttcaCGTGAATATTTAAGGaagtcagctctggtcttgggctctCGTTGTGGATTTGACAATAAAACATCCACTTCAGTCACAGTCAGTGACATGTTAGCCCATGTCTCTTTCAGAAGGTCCTGTAGTTTATCTCGGAGTTCTGACACGGCCGCTGTCACATCCTCAAAGTATCGCAGAGGACGGATATCAATGCTGGATGAGTCTGTAGATTCACTGAGTGGTGACGGTGAGGAGTAGTTCTGTAGAAACTGGatgtgatcctctgtgtgtgagatgttcttcagctcagcgtctttcttcttcagctcagtcatctcctgctccagcttctcctgaacCTCTTCGACTCGACTCACTTCAGTTTTCTGCTGCGATCTGACCTGCTGATTCACATGAGAGCTTATTTTCTCCATGAGACGGATAAGCTCAGTGAAGATCTTCTCactgtcctccactgctttatcagcAGAGCGATTGATAGCCTCCACCTcctgttgaagcagcttcatatctttctctctgtcctggattctctgctggatgttttgtTGACTCCCCTCGAGctctttctgcctctcagtcctttctgctgcagctgagactgtgtcGTGGGCTTTATGTTCATCCattaagcagagataacagatacACTGCTGATCAGTACGACAGAATatcttcatcacctcatcatgaTGAGAGCAGATGTTCTCCTGGAGATTCTTGGATGGGaccaccagcttgtgttttttaaatacagGTAATTCATAATGAGGCTGAAGGTGTTTCTTGCAGTAAGAGACCAGACACACCAGACAGGACTTGAGGGCTTTCAGTTTTCTCCcggtgcagacatcacaggccacatcttcagctccagcatagcagtgatcagcaggagaTGCTTGGAGTTCTTCAGTCTTCTTCATTtcctccactaaatctgctaacatggtgtttttcagcaggacaggcctcgGTGGGAAAATCTCCCTACACTGAGGACAGCTGTAGATTTGGTTTTCATCCTCTCCATCCCAGTGAGCTTTAATACAGTTCATacagtagctgtgtccacatggagtagtcaccggatcc encodes:
- the LOC120568068 gene encoding tripartite motif-containing protein 16-like, which translates into the protein MAQKRVKLDWESFSCSICLDLLKDPVTTPCGHSYCMNCIKAHWDGEDENQIYSCPQCREIFPPRPVLLKNTMLADLVEEMKKTEELQASPADHCYAGAEDVACDVCTGRKLKALKSCLVCLVSYCKKHLQPHYELPVFKKHKLVVPSKNLQENICSHHDEVMKIFCRTDQQCICYLCLMDEHKAHDTVSAAAERTERQKELEGSQQNIQQRIQDREKDMKLLQQEVEAINRSADKAVEDSEKIFTELIRLMEKISSHVNQQVRSQQKTEVSRVEEVQEKLEQEMTELKKKDAELKNISHTEDHIQFLQNYSSPSPLSESTDSSSIDIRPLRYFEDVTAAVSELRDKLQDLLKETWANMSLTVTEVDVLLSNPQREPKTRADFLKYSREITLDPNTAHTQLLLSEGNRKATLTRDQQSYPSHSDRFSVQFQVLSRESLTGPCYWEVEWRGNGVHVAVAYKNICGGGSLNEFGQNKISWVLKCDRRRYHFWYNKVQTSLSGPQSSRVGVYLDHRAGLLSYYSVSDTMTLLYRVQTTFTQPLYAGLQLYYRFGDTAELCKLK